In Juglans microcarpa x Juglans regia isolate MS1-56 chromosome 4S, Jm3101_v1.0, whole genome shotgun sequence, a single window of DNA contains:
- the LOC121262331 gene encoding uncharacterized protein LOC121262331 — MMIYYNTTSSRYPSRVLQNHTKNLIDLQSPSSSLPTYIYDILNIKSISTTNQLQTIPMESVASNSPSPDNHRPPLRFRPIQPIADRIARALRHHLRLLHRSDQSKFFVLGATGNVYIVTLSATPSCTCPDRTSPCKHILLVFIRVLGVSLDDACLRRKTLRPFQLNRLLGAPILSEALAGARVRERFHQIFFQSRQGSSQPIVEIEDGTTCPICLDEMGKCENVVTCGTCQNPIHEECLLRWKRSRGRRSATCVICRARWRDRADQAKYLNLAAYASQDDPPTAEGSGGCGG; from the coding sequence ATGATGATATACTATAATACCACATCCTCCCGCTATCCCTCACGTGTCCTTCAAAACCACACCAAGAATCTTATTGATCTACAAAGtccttcctcctcccttcccacctacatatatgatattctaaatattaaGAGCATTTCAACTACAAACCAACTACAAACCATTCCAATGGAGTCGGTTGCCTCCAATTCACCATCACCGGACAACCACCGGCCTCCCTTGCGGTTCAGACCTATCCAACCTATTGCAGACCGAATAGCGAGAGCCCTCCGACACCACCTCCGTCTCCTCCACCGCTCAGACCAATCCAAGTTTTTTGTCTTGGGTGCCACCGGAAATGTGTATATTGTGACATTGTCTGCTACCCCTTCATGCACGTGTCCTGACCGCACATCTCCATGCAAACACATCTTGCTCGTCTTCATTCGAGTATTGGGTGTTTCTCTAGATGATGCTTGTCTTCGTAGGAAGACTCTTCGGCCATTCCAACTCAATCGTCTACTTGGTGCGCCTATATTATCCGAAGCACTTGCAGGAGCCAGAGTTCGCGAGAGATTCCATCAAATATTCTTTCAATCTAGGCAGGGCTCTTCACAACCAATTGTTGAGATAGAAGATGGTACAACTTGCCCAATTTGCCTGGACGAGATGGGAAAATGTGAAAACGTGGTGACATGTGGAACTTGTCAGAATCCGATACATGAAGAATGCTTATTGAGATGGAAGAGGAGTAGGGGAAGAAGGTCTGCGACTTGCGTGATATGTCGGGCAAGGTGGAGAGATAGGGCAGATCAGGCAAAGTACTTGAACTTGGCTGCTTATGCAAGCCAGGACGATCCACCAACTGCTGAGGGCAGTGGAGGCTGTGGTGGTTAA
- the LOC121262329 gene encoding LOW QUALITY PROTEIN: protein unc-13 homolog (The sequence of the model RefSeq protein was modified relative to this genomic sequence to represent the inferred CDS: inserted 1 base in 1 codon), which translates to MAHLFRELSLGHSKRETTPPPPPLTVMPTTNEAATDLPSPLGELASQLSLSDLRLTAYEIFVAACRTSSGKPLTFIPNSDSPGHHHSPASPGLQRSLTSTAASKVKKAFGLKSPSGSASKKSPGSGSGSGPGKPRRPLTVGELMRTQMGVSEAMDSRVRRALLRIAAGQVGRRIESVVVPLELLQQLKLSDFTDQQEYDAWQKRTLKVLEAGLLLHPRLPLDKSYSTAQRLRQIIQGALDRPIETGKNNESMQVLRSAVMALASRSSDGSLHESCHWADGFPLNLRLYEMLLEACFDANDETAIIEEVDELMEHIKKTWXILGMNQMLHNICFTWVLFHHFVATGQVEMDLLYSADSQLAEVAKDAKTTKDTEYSKILSSALSSILGWAEKRLLAYHDTFDGGNIDTMQGIVSLGVSAAKILVEDLSNEYRRRRKGEVDVARNRIDTYIRSSLRTAFAQRMEKADSSRRASKNQPNPLPVLAILAMDVGDLAINEKEVVSPILKQWHPFAAGVAVATLHACYGNELKQSISGIMELTPDAVLVLRAADKLEKDLVQIAVEDSVDSDDGGKAIIREMPPYEAEAAIANLVKGWIKTRLDRLKEWVDRNLQQEVWNPLGNQEGYAPSAVEVLRILDETLDAYFQLPIPMHPALLPDLMVGLDRCLQYYITKAKSGCGSRNTFIPTLPALTRCTMGSKFQGFGKKKEKSPNSQKRNPQIATMNGDNSFGISQLCVRINTLQRIWSELDVMEKRIITRLRNSESAHAEDFSNGLVKKFELSPAACVEGIQQLSESVAYRVVFRDLSHVLWDGLYVGEPSSSRIDPFLQELERNLLIISDTLHERVRTRIITDIMKASFDGFLLVLLAGGPSRAFSRQDSQIIEDDFKSLKDLFWANGDGLPSELIDKFSTAVRGVLPLFRTDTESLIERFRRVTLETYGSSAKSRLPLPPTSGQWNPTEPNTLLRVLCYRNDEAASKFLKKTYNLPKKL; encoded by the exons ATGGCTCACCTCTTCAGAGAGCTGTCTCTGGGCCATTCCAAGAGGGAGACAACGCCCCCACCGCCGCCATTAACAGTAATGCCTACCACAAATGAAGCAGCCACCGATCTCCCTTCCCCGCTTGGGGAACTCGCCTCCCAACTCTCCCTTTCTGACCTTCGTCTCACCGCCTACGAGATCTTCGTCGCCGCCTGTCGCACTTCATCCGGCAAGCCCCTCACCTTCATCCCCAATTCCGACTCCCCTGGCCACCACCACTCCCCCGCCTCCCCTGGGTTGCAGCGATCCCTCACCTCCACTGCTGCCAGCAAGGTCAAGAAGGCTTTCGGCCTCAAATCGCCCTCCGGGTCGGCCTCCAAGAAGAGTCCCGGTTCGGGCTCTGGTTCCGGTCCGGGGAAGCCGAGGAGACCGCTTACGGTTGGGGAGCTGATGAGGACTCAAATGGGGGTCTCGGAGGCCATGGATTCCAGGGTCAGGAGAGCTCTTCTGAGGATCGCTGCTGGCCAG GTTGGAAGGCGAATCGAGTCGGTGGTAGTCCCACTTGAATTGTTACAGCAGCTCAAGCTTTCAGACTTCACTGATCAACAAGAATATGATGCGTGGCAAAAGAGAACCCTGAAAGTTCTTGAGGCTGGTCTCCTCTTGCATCCCCGCTTGCCACTAGATAAGTCATATTCTACTGCACAGCGGCTGCGGCAAATTATTCAAGGTGCATTGGATAGACCCATTGAAACTGGGAAGAACAATGAATCTATGCAAGTGCTTCGTAGTGCTGTTATGGCTCTTGCCAGCAGATCTTCTGATGGGTCTCTCCACGAGTCATGCCACTGGGCAGATGGGTTTCCATTGAATCTCCGGCTCTATGAAATGCTTCTAGAAGCGTGCTTTGATGCTAATGATGAAACAGCTATTATCGAAGAAGTTGACGAGCTTATGGAACACATTAAGAAGACAT GAATTCTTGGAATGAACCAGATGCTCCATAACATTTGCTTCACGTGGGTTTTATTTCACCATTTTGTCGCAACTGGCCAAGTTGAGATGGATCTTCTGTACTCAGCCGATAGTCAGCTTGCAGAAGTTGCAAAAGATGCAAAAACAACAAAGGATACAGAGTACTCCAAGATCTTGAGTTCTGCATTAAGTTCAatcttgggttgggcagagaaaaggctacttgcatatcatgacACTTTTGATGGTGGAAATATTGATACCATGCAGGGCATTGTTTCTCTAGGTGTATCAGCTGCCAAGATTTTGGTTGAAGATCTATCCAATGAGTATCGCAGAAGGAGGAAAGGTGAAGTTGATGTGGCTCGCAACAGGATTGACACTTACATCAGGTCATCACTTCGCACGGCTTTTGCTCAG CGAATGGAAAAGGCAGACTCAAGCAGAAGAGCATCCAAAAACCAGCCAAATCCTCTTCCTGTTCTTGCCATCCTTGCAATGGATGTTGGTGATCTGGCAATTAATGAGAAGGAGGTGGTCAGTCCAATACTGAAGCAATGGCATCCTTTTGCAGCTGGTGTGGCTGTGGCCACCCTTCATGCCTGCTATGGGAATGAGCTCAAACAATCCATATCAGGTATAATGGAGTTGACACCAGATGCTGTACTAGTGTTGCGAGCTGCAGATAAGCTGGAGAAAGATCTTGTACAGATAGCTGTGGAAGATTCAGTGGACAGTGATGATGGTGGGAAGGCAATAATCCGTGAGATGCCTCCTTATGAAGCTGAAGCTGCAATTGCCAATCTGGTGAAAGGTTGGATCAAAACAAGATTAGACAGACTGAAGGAGTGGGTCGATAGGAATCTGCAACAAGAG GTCTGGAACCCATTGGGAAACCAAGAAGGATATGCTCCATCTGCTGTCGAAGTTTTGCGTATTCTGGATGAAACTTTGGATGCATACTTTCAGTTGCCAATACCAATGCATCCTGCATTGCTTCCTGACTTGATGGTTGGTCTTGACAGATGTCTTCAATATTACATAACCAAGGCAAAATCTGGCTGTG GATCACGGAATACATTTATTCCCACCTTGCCAGCTTTGACCAGATGTACCATGGGATCAAAGTTCCAAGGCtttgggaagaagaaagaaaaatcaccAAATTCTCAGAAGAGGAATCCTCAGATTGCAACAATGAATGGGGATAACTCTTTTGGGATATCACAGCTGTGCGTTCGTATAAACACTCTGCAAAGAATCTGGAGTGAGTTGGATGTTATGGAGAAGAGGATAATTACTCGTCTCAGAAACTCTGAGTCTGCTCATGCAGAGGACTTCTCAAACGGTTTAGTGAAGAAGTTTGAGCTTTCTCCAGCTGCTTGTGTGGAAGGAATTCAGCAGCTCTCCGAATCAGTGGCTTATAGAGTCGTTTTTCGTGATCTAAGTCATGTTCTATGGGATGGCTTATATGTTGGAGAGCCATCATCTTCAAGGATTGATCCCTTTCTTCAGGAGCTTGAGAGGAACTTGCTGATCATTTCAGACACTCTGCACGAAAGAGTTCGTACACGGATTATAACAGACATAATGAAAGCCTCCTTTGATGGGTTCTTGCTGGTATTGCTTGCTGGAGGCCCCTCCCGTGCTTTCTCTCGGCAAGATTCTCAGATAATTGAGGATGATTTCAAATCCCTGAAAGATCTATTCTGGGCAAATGGGGATGGGCTGCCTTCTGAGTTGATAGACAAGTTTTCTACCGCAGTGAGAGGTGTACTTCCACTATTCCGAACTGATACTGAGAGCCTTATCGAGCGGTTCAGACGTGTGACCTTGGAGACGTATGGCTCTTCTGCCAAGTCCAGACTTCCATTACCTCCAACTTCTGGACAATGGAACCCAACAGAACCGAACACACTTCTACGTGTTTTATGCTACCGGAATGACGAAGCGGCTTCGAAGTTTCTAAAGAAAACTTATAATTTGCCCAAAAAACTGTAA